The genomic window TAACAATGACATTCTCTTTAATGTCAGTGTTTGTTCTTACAGTCCAGGTATGAAGTTTTCTTGCATTTACATTGGTCATGAGCTTCCTAAGTCTTCAGTAACCATTACTATTGCTTTTATCATAAATGTATATACTTTTGTacccataaatatatatgtttatatatatctcattatatcatttcatatgtctgtgcatgtgtatataaatatgtttttttttttttttcagatgaagagaccAGATTCCAAGTAAATGAATTGACTAGAAAGCTTGGAACTTTTGTGGAAGAATGTGACCTGCAGAGAGTCATGAGTGATGGTCCTTGTGACTTCAAGTTGAAAGAAATCCATGATTCTAATATCAAGGTAGATAAAAATCCAAAGAGTGCCTGTGAATTTGATGAAATTGGAAAGAGATTCATTCAGTCTTTAATCCTAAATCAGTGTAAGAAAATGACCTCAGGGAATGATTGTTTTCAGGATCAGAAACACAGCAAAGGCTTTACTGAACAGGTAGAGCTTTTTCAGTCCCATGAGCAACCTCCTGAAATGCAGATGTGTCCAAATAATCAATGGGATATGGCCTTTAGCAGAAATTCAGACTTTGGTAGATGTCAGGAAAGTGATACTGGAGGAAAGTTTTTTGTAAGTCATCAAGGTGGGAAGACCTTGAGTCAGAAATCTAAGCTCATTAGTCATCAGCCAATTCACAGTACAAAGGAGTCTGAGGAATATAATGAAGGTGAAGCAACTCCATCCCATCGCTCATCTCTTCCATACCATGCTAGAGTTCACCTTGGAAGGAAAAGATATGCATGTGATCAGTGTGGGAAGGCGTTTGCTTGGAAATCAGGTCTTGGTAGACCTCAGAAGATTCCTCCTGGGGAGGAGTTTTATAAATGTACtgaatgtgggaaggctttcTGCTATAAATCTCTCCTCACTGACcttcagagaatccacactgaagagaaaccttatgaatgtgatgaatgtggaaaaactttcACAACAAAACACCTGCTTGCTTTacatcaaagaatccacactggagagaagccttttgAATGTATTcactgtggaaaggctttcagataTAGGTCCACTTTTgttgaacatcagagaatccacactggagagaagccttttaaatgtaaccaatgtggaaaaacTTTCAGACAGAGGTCCAATTTTActacacatcagagaatccacactggagagaagccttttgattgtaatcaatgtggaaagactttcactcAGAAATCCACTCTTattaaacatcagagaatccacacaggaCAGAAACCTTTTGATTTTAATCAGCGTAGAAAAGTTGTTGCACAGAGGTCCAATTTTGCTAAACATCAGAGAATATACATTGGAGAGAAGCCTTttaaatgtaaccaatgtggaaaagctttcagaTGGAGGTGCATTCTTgctcaacatcagagaatccatactggagagaggCCTTTTCattgtaatcaatgtggaaagaatTTCACACACAGATCCAATCTTgctaaacatcagagaatccacactagAGAGAACTCTTTTGATTTTAATCAGCATAGAAAGATTTTTGCATGGAGGTCCAATCTTGCTAAACATCAGAGAATATACATTGGAGAGAAGCCTTTTGAATGTattcaatgtggaaaggctttcagatgGAGGTGCATTCTTgctcaacatcagagaatccacactggagagaggCCTTTTCattgtaatcaatgtggaaagactttcacacaGAGATCTAGTCTTACTAAGCATCAGAGAACCCACAATGGAGAGAACCCTTTTGATTTTAATCAACATCGAAAAGTTTTTTCACAGAGGTCCAATCTTGCTAAATCTCAGAGAATATACATTGGAGAAAAGCCTTTTGAATGTattcaatgtggaaaggctttcagatgGAGGTCCAGGCTTGCTAAACATCAGAGAACACACTCTGGAGAAAAGCCTTTTGAATGTattcagtgtggaaaggctttcacactaAGGTTCAATCTTACTAAACATCAAAGAATCCACAGTGGAGAAAAACCTTTTGattgtaatcaatgtggaaaggctttcagatgGAGGTGCACTCTTGCTCAGcatcaaagaatccacactggagagaaaccttttgattgtaatcaatgtggaaaggttTTCAGATACAGTTCCAGTCTTGCTAAACACCAGAAAATCCACAGTGGGGAGAAACCTTTTGATTGTAATctatgtggaaagactttcatagaCAGTTCCCATCTTGatagacatcagagaatccacactggagagaagccttttaCTTGTGATCAATGTGGAAAGGTTTTTGCAGAAAAGTCCAATCTTGCTAAACATCAGAgagtccacactggagagaagccttttgATTGTAATCACTGTGGAAAGGTTTTTGCAGAGAGGTCCAATCTTGCTCAACACCAGAGagttcacactggagagaaaccttttgaatgtattcagtgtggaaaagctttcagATACAGGTCCAATCTTGCTAAACATCAGACGATGCACACTGAAGAAAAACCTTTTGATTTCagtcaatgtggaaaggctttctcATGGAGATGCGGTCTTGGTAAACGTCAGAGAAGCCATACTGGGAAGAAGCCCTTTTAATCTAATCAATGTGGAAAGTCTTTCACACAAAGCTCCAGTCACGTCAAATATCAGAGTCCACACtggaaggaaattcaaaagaatgTTATCAATGTAGAAAGACTTTCATAGACAGTTCTCTTAATAGACATTGGAAATTTGGAGAGAAAGCTTTTGAATGTAATCATTGTTGAAAGGGTTTTGCTCAGAGATCCAATCTTGCTAAACATCAGGGAATACACACTGGAGAGAATGCATCTGCCTTCCTCTCTGCTCCCATTTCTAACTCCATCACCTGCAATGTCATGGCCATGGGAATGATCTTTATTCTACATTGGCCTTCTCCTAATCCATCACCTTCTACTCCAGGACTTAAATTCTATCTGGGTCTAAATGCAAAAGATTGGTTTCTCCAAAGAGTTTCCCCTCCTTCAGTTTTCCCTCTACTGTCTCTCCCCTCCCACTCTTCCTCCTTCATTCTACTTTGGGCCTCAGACCTTTTTCCATCTCAGTAGGAAGACTGTCACAATGAAACTGAGACAGGAGACCAACCCAAAGGACTAGACCCTAGTTTTGAGATCTTGGCAGGATgattcttgaaaaaaattaaggttttGTATAATGTCCCATTTATAACTATAAATTCATGTGAAAATTTACCAGAATTTATAGTGATACTGAAATGTTGTTACTTTTTTGGTACTAGGTCTTCTTGTActtcttttactgttttcttTATACATAGAAATGTTAAGACATTTGGAGTCTAGACTTTTAGTATTCATATTCATTCATATCTATGGAGTCTAGACTTTTAGTATTCATATTCATTCATATCTATGGTTCCTTTCAGTGTGATATAGTTTCTTTGCTTgtctctttttatgtttttaatgattgtttttgcttaattgcaaattctgaattttttttagatttaccCAATTAGTAGAACATATTTTATCAGAccatttatctttattctgtgtagtttaaaaatattttaaatatttcaactaTACAACAGACAatggttttattttctaaattatcacaccatttcttttttcttttacttttacttaaaATTAAGTGTTAGGTTCATATCTCTATCCCATCCCCACATATTAAACCTGTCTCTAGatatattttgcttatttatcCCTTTTACCTTGTTTCCTCTTATCTAATCATTtaattcatcttccttttcttctcctaatTGTTAAGTAGAATCCCTTTTTCCTGTTGTCTACTTccaattattttggtttttttaacttcatttttcttgccttttccttgaaattttctccatttctcttttctttctgattattgaatctttttgttttttgattcgTGAGAGTTATACTGAGTTaggccttctttcttttttgtatatcttaaagcattaagaatttttaaaagttagtatTTCATTTCCCCCCCAAGTTTATGTTAAgactagcattttttttaaattttccccccTGCTTTCCCTTTGTAAAAtgataggcaatttgatataaattatatgtgtgtgattatgtaaaacatatttccacactagtcccagttgtgaaagaaaaaataggtcaaaagtagaaaaaacacacacacacaaaaatgaagTGAAGAAAATGATTTGTATTGAGTATactagttctttatctggatgtggacaGCACCATGAATCCTTTatagagttgtcttggatcattgtgttgctgagaagagctgtcaTTATTAGATGATCATTAGACAATATTGCTGATGCTTGGTACagttttttcttggttcttctcatttcactttccattagttcatacaagtctttccaggtttttctaaaatcttcctgctcataatttcttattgaacaattgtattccattacattcatataccacaacttattcaagcattctctaattgatgagcatcccctcaatttccagttctttgccatcatgaGAATgtctgctataaatatattttgcacGTGTagattctttccctcctctcccttcttatcATCTGTATGAGATACAGCCCTCGCTTTTAAGGATATGCAAAGTTTAgttgtcctttggacatagttccaaattgctgtctaTTATAGTTGGTTCAGTTGGATCAGTCCACAAATCCAACAGTACATTAaggtcccaattttcccacattatctcaacatttgttattttcattttttgtcttattAGTCAATATGATAGGTGTGAAATGGTACTTCATAGTTGTTTGACTTTACTGTTTCTATACAcagaagtgatttagagcaagacttcttaaatttaatatctctttttcccccagaaattattacatgaccctgggtatatagatatCTACAATAGTAatacaaatcaaacttttactgataatcataaaaattttattttaaaacaattctatgGTGTTCATGTAAttctatcatttattaaagatgaagtcaaatttttccataaagaattagatcttttttttttcccccctgaggctggggttaagtgacttgcccagggacacagagctaggaagtgttaagtttctgagatcagatttgaactctggtcctcctgagttcagggctggtactctatccactgcgccacctagctgccccaagaattaaatcttcctagctgtgtgaccctgggcaagtcacttaaccccaattgcctcagcaaaaacaaatatattaaatccacaaaggaaaaaaaaagagagaattaagtcttgcagaatatttgatactttttactgttgccaaattttggTGACCATCACGTTCAATTATGCAATCTCATATTGAGttatgaaccacagtttaagaagctttgattttgagcatttcttcatatgcttttagatagctttgatttctttacctgaaaactGCCTCCTTTggacatttatcaattaaggttcttataaatatgacttgtttctttatatatttgagaaatgatccCTTCATTAGAGATTACTATAAAGATTACTATTACTGTAAAGattatttcccagatttctgatATCCTTATAATGCTGATTACAttgatttgtttgtgcaaaaaaattttttagttaaaataatcaaaatttttttatttttcattttttaatgttaactatcttttatttggtcataaattcttcccatCTCCACAATTCTGATAGATtgttccttgctcttctaatttgctttgtATCAtcatttatatctaaatcatgtagctattttgaccttgtcttggtatatggtgtgagatgttggtctatacttTGTGtcttattgttttccagttttcccagcagtttttgtcaaatagtgaactcTAATCCCAAAGGCTAGAGTCTACTATAGTCATTTACTCTTTGTCTTCTTTACCTAATCTTTCTCACTgattcaccattctatttcttagccagttttaatgatcactgctttataatatggtttgagATCTGATATGGGTAGaccactttactttttttttttttaattaagtcctttgatattctttattttttgttcttccagatgaatttttttaagctctgtaaaataatttttggtatgattggtatgacactgaaaaaataaattagtttaagCAGAAAGGCCACTTTTATTATTTTGGCTGGGCCTACCTATGAGCAACTGCTATTCTTCAAATtatttaggtctgactttatttatgtggaaagtgttttataattgtgtgcATAGCGTTCCTGAGTTGTCTTAGAGGTAGAATCCCAAGGATCTTAtatgatttataattattttaaatggaatttctctctttctatctcttgctgtttatttaatttgattctctaggattcataaagtatataccatcatatcacctgcaaagagtgatcttttttttcttcattgcttactctaattcctttgatttctttttcatatgttAGTGCTAAAACTCACATTTCTGGTATTCTATTGAatgatagtggtgataatggatatCCTTGCTTCACTCTTGGCCTTATTAAGAAGATTTCTAagttatctccattacatataaagCTTGCTGATGGTTGTGGATAGATACTGCTCATCATACTAAGGAAGATTCCCTTTATTCCTTCactctgtagtgtttttaataagaatggatgttatattttgccaagagctttttcaacttctattgagatgatcatatggtttccATTTGTTTTGTTACTGATTGGTAAATTATGTtgaaaataggggcagctaggtggcacagtggatagagcaccagccctgaaatcaggaggacctgagttcaaatctgacctcagacacttacttcctagctgtgtaaccctgggcaagtcacttaaccccaactcctcagcaaaaaaaacaaagccaaaccaaaaagaagttgaaagttttcctaatatttgaaccaaccctgcattgctgatataaatcccacctgcGCATAGTATATAATCCCTGTGAAATATTGCTATAATCCCCTTGATGAAAATTTTTGGGAATTTCATAAAAGACTGATCTTATTCCTTGAAGAAGCCCTTCAGAAACTGCCTGGTGAGCTAGCTTGAGAAGTAGGGTCTGAGAGAATGAAAcatttgctcatttcatttaatccCATAGTCATTTTCAGTGTTgttcccaaattttcttcttttctattcagatccaaaaatagtattccatttgcTGTCACTATAGTAATGATTCatattattattgaatataaattatGCTGTTCCTTTCCTTACTGAAGTATgatggactctttttttttttttttttttttgatttttttttgatgaggtaattggagttaagtgacttatccatggaAGGGTTAAGTGTTCTAATGctacatttgaacccaggccctcctgattccagagtcagtactctattcactatgccatctaactgcctcaaGATGAGGGGCTCTTGAGATAATATGAGACATAATATAAGTACATGTGCGACAAATGGCTTAATATCTTTGGAAccaaatagaaaataagagaaatcaaATAATGAAGTTTCTTGCTTGgtacttttttttcattgcagGGCtggagtttattttattttttataatagctttttatttttcaaaatacatgcaaagatagttttcaacattcactctttcaaaaccttgtgttgcataTTTTTATCCCTCCTGTCTCCTCCCCTAAACAACAAACAATTCaataaaggttaaatatgtggcagttcttctaaatatattttcacatttatcactgcatgacactttaaaaaaattaaccttttttTAGTATATAAAAATTTCCAGGAATGATCAGGTAGGTGATAGTGCATCCAAATTGATCAGTATAGTATAACAGAATGATGTcctgaaatcaataaaattataattacagtCAGGAAGATAGAAAGTGAAATGGTGAAAGGTAATCCAGTACTATGGAcaaaatatgtttagttatagaGTTTgggtgttcactaccaaactccttacctctcttggctatccatcaggtTGGCTCGGCTatcccaggctagggagccaggttaaagagagtgactgctgtctgtagtgggcttataaaggacctgtgaggtcacacacaaagccaaccagcgagagaggcgtcacccattatgaagctagctcaatatggccaggatcccacccacaggacagtcctatatccacagagattacttctggggaacgcaatctcctgttgcactatggccacccatttaaaggatccttacaagTTTGAATTCTAGTCTCAACTACAGGGATATTAGTTGAGTCACTTAGCCATTATGGCTTCAAAGCCTAGTTGTGAAGAGTAATGAGAATGCTGGACCTGCTTGGTCATTAGTTTGTTATGAAAGCACAATATTAGATTGTATGTGAGGTTATTTCTAAAATTAGCACTTGGAGCTGTGATCAAATGGTATTTCCAAAGATTGATTTTGCCTGTTTTAGtttgaaaattctttttgttGGTTGGAGAAATAAAGTATAGTTCCCTTTATGATTGGTTATTTATTTTCTCCAGATGCAATGACCAGATAAAAGCTCATTACTCATCAGCAAATAATCACATTAGAAAGGAGCCTGATGAATATAATGAATGTGAGGCAACCTTCTTTATTCATCTCTTCCTTACCATGCTAGATTTCATCCTGGAATGAAAAAGAGTTGCATGTAATCAGTGGGGAAAGATCTTTGGATAGAACTtagattttattttgcatcaaaaGAGTGATAATGGAGAAAAGGTTTACAAATGTAATGGATATGGAAAGTATTTCTTCTATAGATAATTCTTCACTGGCCAACAGAGAATCCACATTGGAAAGAAACTTTTTGagtgtaatcaatgtggaaaggctttcagaaaGAGCTATGATCTTACTTTGCATCTGAGAAATCACACTGGAAAGAAATCCTGTAGATGCAATCAATATAGAAAGGCTTTTAGTTTGAGCTCCAGCTTTCtacacatcagagaattcacactggtaAAAAGCTGCTTGAATGTAATCAATATGGAAAGGATTTCTTATGTACCTCCATTCTTGCTATACATTAGAGAATCCATTACACCAGAGAATGCcctcaatgtggaaagacttgcAGAGAGGGCCAGTCTTGTTAATCTCAGATAATGCACATtagagagaaaccttatgaatatAGTCATTGTGGAAAGGCAACTGAGGGTCCATTTTGTTATCCATCAAATAATCCACTCTGCAAAGAAACCTTAAAAATATAGCCAAA from Sminthopsis crassicaudata isolate SCR6 chromosome 3, ASM4859323v1, whole genome shotgun sequence includes these protein-coding regions:
- the LOC141565021 gene encoding LOW QUALITY PROTEIN: uncharacterized protein LOC141565021 (The sequence of the model RefSeq protein was modified relative to this genomic sequence to represent the inferred CDS: substituted 1 base at 1 genomic stop codon), with amino-acid sequence MAPDGQRPSSQELVTFRDIIVDFTEEEWGLLDPSQKELYKKVTLENVQNLLSLDEETRFQVNELTRKLGTFVEECDLQRVMSDGPCDFKLKEIHDSNIKVDKNPKSACEFDEIGKRFIQSLILNQCKKMTSGNDCFQDQKHSKGFTEQVELFQSHEQPPEMQMCPNNQWDMAFSRNSDFGRCQESDTGGKFFVSHQGGKTLSQKSKLISHQPIHSTKESEEYNEGEATPSHRSSLPYHARVHLGRKRYACDQCGKAFAWKSGLGRPQKIPPGEEFYKCTECGKAFCYKSLLTDLQRIHTEEKPYECDECGKTFTTKHLLALHQRIHTGEKPFECIHCGKAFRYRSTFVEHQRIHTGEKPFKCNQCGKTFRQRSNFTTHQRIHTGEKPFDCNQCGKTFTQKSTLIKHQRIHTGQKPFDFNQRRKVVAQRSNFAKHQRIYIGEKPFKCNQCGKAFRWRCILAQHQRIHTGERPFHCNQCGKNFTHRSNLAKHQRIHTRENSFDFNQHRKIFAWRSNLAKHQRIYIGEKPFECIQCGKAFRWRCILAQHQRIHTGERPFHCNQCGKTFTQRSSLTKHQRTHNGENPFDFNQHRKVFSQRSNLAKSQRIYIGEKPFECIQCGKAFRWRSRLAKHQRTHSGEKPFECIQCGKAFTLRFNLTKHQRIHSGEKPFDCNQCGKAFRWRCTLAQHQRIHTGEKPFDCNQCGKVFRYSSSLAKHQKIHSGEKPFDCNLCGKTFIDSSHLDRHQRIHTGEKPFTCDQCGKVFAEKSNLAKHQRVHTGEKPFDCNHCGKVFAERSNLAQHQRVHTGEKPFECIQCGKAFRYRSNLAKHQTMHTEEKPFDFSQCGKAFSWRCGLGKRQRSHTGKKPFXSNQCGKSFTQSSSHVKYQSPHWKEIQKNVINVERLS